A window of the Falco rusticolus isolate bFalRus1 chromosome 1, bFalRus1.pri, whole genome shotgun sequence genome harbors these coding sequences:
- the SCPEP1 gene encoding retinoid-inducible serine carboxypeptidase isoform X2: MFWWLYYADNPTKDFTELPLILWLQGGPGASGCGFGNFEEIGPLDKEMKRRNTTWLQAASILFVDNPVGTGFSYVDDCSLFAKNLTTVVSDMMVFLGEFFTHRTEFQTIPFYIFSESYGGKMAAGIALELHEAVQKGTIKCNFMGAALGDSWISPLDSVLSWGPYLYSTSLLDDKGLAEVTGVAKEIMDAINKNQYGLATELWGKAEDIIEENTDNVNFYNIMTKEVPEVKSNEQGNLHLRLYQRHVRNMHKDSLNELMNGPIRKKLKIIPDCVKWGGQSIEVFQNMAEDFMKPVIDIVDQLLAANVNVTVYNGQLDLIVDTMGQEAWIRKLKWPNLNQFSQQRWKALYVSPESTETAAFHKAYENFAFFWILKAGHMVPSDQGEMALKMVRMVTQQQQ; the protein is encoded by the exons ATGTTCTGGTGGCTCTACTATGCAGATAACCCAACCAAAGACTTCACAGAGCTGCCTCTCATCTTGTGGCTTCAG GGAGGTCCAGGAGCTTCAGGCTGTGGGTTTGGGAACTTTGAAGAAATTGGTCCGTTAGACAAAGAAATGAAACGAAGAAATACAACCTGG TTGCAGGCAGCCAGTATCTTGTTTGTGGATAATCCTGTGGGAACTGGATTCAGTTATGTGGATGATTGCAGCTTGTTTGCCAAAAACCTTACCACGGTAGTTTCTGATATGATGGTTTTTCTTGGAGAATTCTTCACACATAGAACAGAATTCCAG ACCATCCCATTCTACATATTTTCCGAGTCTTATGGAGGTAAAATGGCTGCTGGCATCGCTTTAGAGCTGCATGAG GCTGTTCAAAAAGGGACCATAAAGTGCAATTTTATGGGGGCTGCTCTTGGAGACTCGTGGATTTCTCCTTTGG aCTCTGTGCTGTCTTGGGGGCCCTACCTTTACAGCACT TCTCTCCTTGATGATAAAGGTCTAGCAGAAGTGACTGGTGTTGCCAAAGAAATAATGgatgcaataaataaaaatcagtatggGCTGGCCACTGAGCTCTGGGGCAAGGCTGAAGATATCATTGAAGAG AACACAGACAATGTGAACTTTTATAACATCATGACTAAGGAGGTTCCAGAAGTGAAATCAAATGAACAAGGAAATCTCCATCTCA GACTTTACCAACGCCATGTCAGAAATATGCATAAGGACAGCCTAAATGAATTGATGAATGGACCCATCAGAAAGAAGCTAAAAATTATTCCTGACTGTGTGAAATGGGGAG GTCAGTCCATAGAAGTCTTTCAGAACATGGCTGAGGACTTCATGAAACCTGTCATTGATATTGTTGATCAGCTTTTGGCAGCCAATGTCAATGTTACGGTGTATAACGGGCAGCTGGATCTCATTGTTGACACCATGG GCCAGGAGGCTTGGATCCGGAAACTGAAATGGCCGAATTTGAACCAGTTCAGCCAGCAGAGGTGGAAGGCACTCTATGTGTCTCCAGAATCCACTGAGACAGCTGCTTTCCATAAGGCCTATGAGAACTTCGCTTTCTTCTGGATTCTTAAGGCTGGGCACATG GTACCATCTGATCAAGGAGAGATGGCGCTGAAAATGGTCAGGATGGTGACGCAACAGCAGCAGTAG
- the SCPEP1 gene encoding retinoid-inducible serine carboxypeptidase isoform X1, producing MGPPPPVLPLLLPLLLVLPLLAAGVVLRQSQEPKELWGYVQVRSKAHMFWWLYYADNPTKDFTELPLILWLQGGPGASGCGFGNFEEIGPLDKEMKRRNTTWLQAASILFVDNPVGTGFSYVDDCSLFAKNLTTVVSDMMVFLGEFFTHRTEFQTIPFYIFSESYGGKMAAGIALELHEAVQKGTIKCNFMGAALGDSWISPLDSVLSWGPYLYSTSLLDDKGLAEVTGVAKEIMDAINKNQYGLATELWGKAEDIIEENTDNVNFYNIMTKEVPEVKSNEQGNLHLRLYQRHVRNMHKDSLNELMNGPIRKKLKIIPDCVKWGGQSIEVFQNMAEDFMKPVIDIVDQLLAANVNVTVYNGQLDLIVDTMGQEAWIRKLKWPNLNQFSQQRWKALYVSPESTETAAFHKAYENFAFFWILKAGHMVPSDQGEMALKMVRMVTQQQQ from the exons AtggggccgccgccgccggtgctgccgctgctgctgccgctgctgctggtgctgccgcTGCTGGCCGCAG GTGTAGTTTTGAGGCAATCCCAAGAACCCAAAGAGCTATGGGGATACGTGCAAGTGCGAAGTAAGGCCCACATGTTCTGGTGGCTCTACTATGCAGATAACCCAACCAAAGACTTCACAGAGCTGCCTCTCATCTTGTGGCTTCAG GGAGGTCCAGGAGCTTCAGGCTGTGGGTTTGGGAACTTTGAAGAAATTGGTCCGTTAGACAAAGAAATGAAACGAAGAAATACAACCTGG TTGCAGGCAGCCAGTATCTTGTTTGTGGATAATCCTGTGGGAACTGGATTCAGTTATGTGGATGATTGCAGCTTGTTTGCCAAAAACCTTACCACGGTAGTTTCTGATATGATGGTTTTTCTTGGAGAATTCTTCACACATAGAACAGAATTCCAG ACCATCCCATTCTACATATTTTCCGAGTCTTATGGAGGTAAAATGGCTGCTGGCATCGCTTTAGAGCTGCATGAG GCTGTTCAAAAAGGGACCATAAAGTGCAATTTTATGGGGGCTGCTCTTGGAGACTCGTGGATTTCTCCTTTGG aCTCTGTGCTGTCTTGGGGGCCCTACCTTTACAGCACT TCTCTCCTTGATGATAAAGGTCTAGCAGAAGTGACTGGTGTTGCCAAAGAAATAATGgatgcaataaataaaaatcagtatggGCTGGCCACTGAGCTCTGGGGCAAGGCTGAAGATATCATTGAAGAG AACACAGACAATGTGAACTTTTATAACATCATGACTAAGGAGGTTCCAGAAGTGAAATCAAATGAACAAGGAAATCTCCATCTCA GACTTTACCAACGCCATGTCAGAAATATGCATAAGGACAGCCTAAATGAATTGATGAATGGACCCATCAGAAAGAAGCTAAAAATTATTCCTGACTGTGTGAAATGGGGAG GTCAGTCCATAGAAGTCTTTCAGAACATGGCTGAGGACTTCATGAAACCTGTCATTGATATTGTTGATCAGCTTTTGGCAGCCAATGTCAATGTTACGGTGTATAACGGGCAGCTGGATCTCATTGTTGACACCATGG GCCAGGAGGCTTGGATCCGGAAACTGAAATGGCCGAATTTGAACCAGTTCAGCCAGCAGAGGTGGAAGGCACTCTATGTGTCTCCAGAATCCACTGAGACAGCTGCTTTCCATAAGGCCTATGAGAACTTCGCTTTCTTCTGGATTCTTAAGGCTGGGCACATG GTACCATCTGATCAAGGAGAGATGGCGCTGAAAATGGTCAGGATGGTGACGCAACAGCAGCAGTAG